One region of Opitutaceae bacterium genomic DNA includes:
- a CDS encoding sulfatase, which produces MKFLTPVWLVLGLFALDVSLSAAGTKSRPNVLFLVSDDMRPDLACYGGQVVSPNLDRLASQGVLFERAYAQQAVCSPSRSSVMTGARPDTTKVWDLETHFRTAMPDVVTLGQHFKNNGYFTQSIGKIYHGGYDDPPTWSVPSIMPKAPWYANPADMVQPGEQSGGRKVRGAVYEGADVPDDYFTDGKTARLAVDTLRELADRKKPFFLAVGFLKPHLSFVSPKRYWDLYDPAKIQLAPNPFYPKGAPDYAIQRGGEIRTYRGVPAGDIPPDLARRLKHAYYAATSYVDAQVGLVLDELERTGLRENTIVVFWGDHGWKLGEHDAWGKHSNVENDTRVPLVISAPGLPSAGSRTRALAELVDIYPTLCDLAGLPEPSHLEGNSLKPVLEHPSHSFAPAAFSQYPRSVKRDGSGRNLRLMGYSMRTDHHRLTVWTHRDDHSIIDAVELYDSDADPQENINIAHDPAQAGVLARLMSQWREGWQGARASVQASQ; this is translated from the coding sequence ATGAAATTCCTGACACCGGTCTGGCTTGTTTTGGGACTGTTCGCGCTTGATGTTTCGCTTTCGGCGGCGGGCACGAAATCACGTCCCAATGTCCTGTTCCTGGTATCCGACGACATGCGTCCCGACCTGGCCTGCTATGGGGGGCAGGTTGTGAGTCCGAATCTCGACCGCCTGGCGTCGCAGGGCGTGCTCTTCGAGCGGGCGTATGCGCAGCAGGCCGTGTGTTCGCCGTCGCGCTCCAGTGTCATGACCGGTGCGCGTCCGGACACCACGAAGGTCTGGGATCTCGAGACTCATTTCCGCACGGCGATGCCCGACGTGGTCACGCTCGGCCAGCATTTCAAGAACAACGGCTATTTCACTCAAAGCATCGGCAAGATCTATCATGGCGGTTATGATGATCCGCCGACCTGGAGCGTGCCCTCCATCATGCCGAAGGCGCCATGGTACGCCAATCCCGCGGACATGGTTCAACCGGGGGAGCAAAGCGGCGGCAGGAAGGTGCGCGGCGCGGTCTATGAAGGGGCGGATGTGCCGGACGACTATTTCACCGATGGGAAAACTGCCCGGCTTGCGGTGGACACACTCAGGGAACTGGCCGACAGGAAGAAGCCGTTCTTCCTCGCCGTTGGGTTCCTGAAACCTCATCTGTCATTCGTTTCCCCGAAGCGGTATTGGGACCTCTACGATCCCGCGAAGATCCAGCTTGCGCCCAATCCCTTCTATCCCAAAGGCGCGCCCGACTATGCGATCCAGCGTGGTGGTGAGATTCGCACCTACCGCGGCGTTCCAGCGGGCGACATTCCGCCCGACCTCGCACGCCGCCTGAAGCATGCGTATTATGCGGCGACCAGTTATGTCGATGCACAGGTGGGACTCGTTCTGGATGAACTGGAGCGCACGGGGCTCCGGGAGAATACAATCGTGGTTTTCTGGGGCGATCATGGCTGGAAACTCGGCGAGCACGATGCCTGGGGAAAACACTCGAATGTCGAGAACGACACGCGGGTGCCGTTGGTCATTTCCGCTCCGGGGCTCCCGTCGGCGGGATCTCGCACCCGCGCGCTTGCGGAGCTTGTCGACATCTACCCGACGCTGTGCGATCTGGCAGGCCTGCCGGAGCCTTCGCATCTTGAGGGAAACAGCTTGAAGCCCGTTCTCGAGCATCCCAGCCATTCGTTCGCACCTGCGGCATTCAGCCAGTATCCGCGCAGCGTCAAACGCGACGGATCCGGAAGGAACCTGCGGCTCATGGGCTACTCCATGCGCACGGATCATCATCGCCTGACGGTGTGGACCCATCGGGACGATCATTCGATCATTGATGCGGTGGAGCTGTACGATTCCGACGCCGACCCTCAGGAGAACATCAACATCGCCCATGATCCGGCGCAGGCCGGCGTGCTGGCGAGATTGATGAGCCAGTGGCGTGAAGGCTGGCAGGGCGCGCGGGCTTCGGTTCAGGCGAGCCAGTGA
- a CDS encoding FAD-dependent oxidoreductase yields the protein MKPALQSSIREPARSVPVREEYDVLVVGGGPSGLTTALAAAEDGLKVGLIESRSFVGGNMTIGLPVLGFLGQKKNQIIQGLPQKFIDRLRLVKGASEHRWCPLHMGITLVEPEAVKTVALQMLTEAKVDVNFYTFCAGVIMDGDVIRGIITESKSGREAVLARIVVDCTGDADVAYRAGVPCEKGSRETGGMQPPTLMFCLAGVDTEKLRMSIAHHTRTYLTDFIPAEYFGQNNQFIVVGLRELIARARSERKLNIPNERTIIITGLREGEVWINMTRVAGTDGTDARSLTAGEIEARRQIDDIHVYLKNYVPGFEDCYFAKTAPFLGIRETRRIVGQYTMTQEDVLGCRHFDDSIAVASYPIDIHRPGDEGCTLIWCGDCYDIPYRSLVPQKVRNLLVAGRCISTTHEAMGAIRVMATCMAMGEAAGRAARQAIRSGVSPDQIDVRKLQAELLASGAYLRPAQV from the coding sequence ATGAAGCCAGCATTGCAATCATCCATTCGTGAACCCGCACGCTCGGTTCCGGTTCGAGAAGAGTACGACGTTCTCGTCGTTGGGGGTGGCCCGTCAGGCCTCACGACGGCGCTTGCCGCGGCCGAGGATGGGCTGAAGGTGGGGTTGATCGAAAGCCGCAGTTTTGTCGGCGGCAACATGACGATCGGTCTGCCAGTGCTGGGCTTTCTGGGGCAGAAGAAGAACCAGATCATCCAGGGGCTGCCCCAGAAATTCATTGACCGCCTGCGCCTCGTCAAAGGGGCGAGCGAGCACCGCTGGTGTCCTCTTCACATGGGCATCACGCTGGTCGAGCCCGAGGCTGTGAAGACGGTCGCGCTGCAGATGCTGACCGAGGCGAAGGTCGACGTGAACTTCTACACCTTCTGCGCCGGCGTCATCATGGACGGCGATGTGATCCGCGGCATCATCACCGAGAGCAAGAGCGGGCGCGAGGCCGTGCTCGCCCGGATCGTGGTGGACTGCACGGGCGACGCCGATGTGGCGTACCGGGCGGGTGTGCCCTGCGAGAAAGGCAGCAGGGAAACGGGCGGCATGCAGCCGCCGACGCTGATGTTCTGCCTTGCGGGCGTCGACACCGAGAAGCTTCGCATGAGCATCGCGCACCACACGCGGACGTATCTGACCGACTTCATTCCCGCCGAGTATTTCGGCCAGAACAACCAGTTCATCGTTGTGGGCCTGCGCGAGCTGATTGCCCGTGCGCGCTCCGAACGGAAACTCAACATCCCGAACGAACGCACCATCATCATCACCGGACTTCGCGAGGGTGAGGTTTGGATCAACATGACGCGGGTTGCCGGCACGGACGGAACCGACGCACGCAGCCTGACAGCGGGGGAGATCGAGGCGCGGCGCCAGATCGATGACATCCACGTCTATCTGAAGAATTATGTTCCGGGTTTTGAAGACTGCTATTTCGCAAAGACCGCGCCGTTTCTGGGAATCAGGGAGACGCGGAGAATCGTCGGACAATACACGATGACGCAGGAGGATGTGCTGGGGTGCAGGCATTTTGACGACAGCATCGCGGTCGCCAGTTATCCCATCGACATCCATCGACCGGGCGACGAAGGCTGCACGCTCATCTGGTGCGGTGACTGCTATGACATTCCCTACCGCTCCCTGGTGCCGCAGAAGGTGAGGAATCTGCTTGTTGCGGGACGTTGCATTTCGACCACGCACGAGGCGATGGGCGCCATTCGTGTGATGGCGACCTGCATGGCGATGGGCGAGGCAGCGGGGCGCGCGGCCAGGCAGGCTATCCGCTCGGGCGTTTCACCCGATCAAATCGACGTGAGGAAACTTCAGGCCGAGTTGCTCGCGAGTGGCGCGTATCTGCGTCCGGCGCAAGTGTGA
- a CDS encoding alkaline phosphatase family protein translates to MASALTAAPDRSLLLISIDGLRPDYISEADKNGMKIPRLRELWKEGAHASGVRGVLPSVTYASHTSVVTGNWPAVHGVAANRPFNPNDKAVNRWYWYNDEIKVPAIWDAATAAGYEVGSVSWPVTVGAPGIKYNIPEFAGTKTGEDVKIIRGFAGGAFMDALAKKAGVYINDAKDGTRRDWSRTRYLLEIIRQHGPRVLLVHLVALDHEQHAHRPFSREAKHALEEIDAMVGEAVDAMRGAHPDAAVCVVSDHGFSAVDHALAIDAAFVREGLVKLKGGGATIEAAGVKDWVAMPWLSSGSVAIVMKDPRDAEARKRVKVFLDRLAADPANGIHAILDRDAIARLGGTAQAEFWLDLKPSFTSSSRLVGSGLVELRDAGTHGHVPTHPEMNSTFLLAGPGIRTGDIGVIDMRSIAPTLAAWLRAAFPSAALPPLDLFSAASH, encoded by the coding sequence ATGGCATCCGCGTTAACCGCGGCTCCGGATCGAAGCCTGCTTCTGATATCGATCGATGGTTTGCGTCCCGACTACATCAGTGAGGCCGACAAGAACGGGATGAAGATCCCCCGTTTGCGCGAACTTTGGAAGGAAGGCGCGCATGCCTCGGGCGTGCGCGGCGTGCTGCCATCGGTCACATATGCGAGCCACACCAGTGTTGTCACCGGCAACTGGCCGGCGGTGCATGGCGTTGCGGCCAACAGGCCCTTCAATCCGAACGACAAGGCGGTCAACCGGTGGTACTGGTACAACGACGAGATAAAGGTGCCGGCGATCTGGGACGCGGCGACCGCCGCCGGTTATGAAGTGGGAAGCGTGAGCTGGCCGGTAACGGTGGGGGCACCCGGCATCAAGTACAACATTCCTGAGTTTGCCGGCACAAAAACCGGCGAGGACGTCAAGATCATCCGCGGATTTGCCGGAGGGGCATTCATGGACGCGCTGGCGAAAAAGGCGGGTGTGTACATCAATGATGCCAAGGATGGCACGCGCCGGGATTGGTCGCGCACCCGGTACCTTCTTGAAATCATCCGCCAGCATGGTCCACGGGTGCTGCTTGTGCATCTGGTTGCGCTGGATCACGAGCAGCACGCTCATCGGCCCTTCTCCCGTGAGGCGAAGCACGCGCTGGAGGAGATCGACGCGATGGTTGGTGAGGCGGTTGATGCCATGCGTGGTGCGCACCCGGATGCCGCGGTCTGCGTGGTGTCGGACCACGGCTTCTCCGCCGTTGATCATGCCCTTGCCATCGATGCGGCCTTTGTCCGGGAAGGGCTCGTCAAACTCAAGGGCGGCGGCGCCACGATCGAAGCCGCCGGCGTAAAGGACTGGGTCGCGATGCCCTGGCTTTCGAGTGGCTCGGTGGCGATTGTGATGAAGGATCCCAGGGATGCCGAAGCCAGGAAGCGCGTGAAGGTGTTTCTCGATCGCCTGGCCGCCGATCCGGCCAATGGCATTCATGCGATCCTTGACCGGGACGCCATCGCCCGCCTCGGCGGCACGGCGCAGGCCGAGTTCTGGCTGGATTTGAAGCCCAGCTTCACATCGAGCTCACGTCTTGTTGGATCGGGCCTGGTTGAGCTGCGCGACGCGGGCACCCACGGGCACGTGCCCACGCACCCGGAGATGAATTCAACCTTTCTGCTGGCCGGCCCAGGCATCCGGACCGGAGACATTGGCGTCATCGACATGCGCAGCATTGCACCGACGCTGGCCGCCTGGCTGCGGGCGGCTTTCCCATCGGCGGCATTGCCGCCCCTGGACCTGTTTTCGGCAGCCTCCCATTGA
- a CDS encoding MFS transporter codes for MKALESPLRRRWFILAVIFGAIVLNYVDRQILSILKPTLKTEFGFDDRGYAVLVNVFTVCYALMYPVAGWLVDRFGARIVMLTGIVTWSMACLGAGLTRGFGSFAVFRGLLGLSEPTAFPSQLRAVTLWFPGSLRATANSVCVAGGTFGAIIAPPLVAWLALSFNWHSAFLVPGALGLLIALLWFVIYRDPPTAILEQSTTGGVGGGAAVGFRWLDLWRTRTLWGILLIRFISDPVWYFCLFWLPGYLQEQSGLSLAQVGMIGWIPFLAADLGGIGSAAWSDWMVRRGRAPLDARKRMLTAMACLAPLCALTPHFPHPAATLLIFSLVAAACLSWLFSLSVVIAESFPTANVASVLGIAGGCGAAGAVVFNSFVGEMMATLGPARVFAVMALLHPIATVILWTLVRPERPRAALP; via the coding sequence ATGAAGGCTCTTGAATCGCCCCTCCGGCGGCGCTGGTTCATTCTGGCGGTCATTTTTGGGGCCATCGTGCTCAATTATGTCGACCGGCAGATCCTCTCGATTCTCAAGCCGACGTTGAAGACGGAGTTTGGATTCGACGATCGCGGATATGCGGTGCTGGTGAATGTGTTCACGGTCTGCTACGCGCTGATGTACCCTGTCGCCGGATGGCTGGTGGACCGATTTGGCGCGCGCATCGTGATGCTCACGGGCATTGTCACCTGGTCGATGGCCTGCCTGGGAGCAGGGTTGACCCGTGGTTTCGGTTCCTTCGCCGTCTTTCGCGGACTACTCGGGCTGAGCGAACCCACGGCGTTTCCGTCGCAATTGAGGGCGGTGACCCTCTGGTTTCCCGGTTCACTCCGTGCGACGGCGAACAGCGTGTGTGTGGCCGGGGGGACCTTTGGGGCGATTATTGCGCCGCCGCTGGTCGCGTGGCTCGCGCTTTCGTTCAACTGGCACAGCGCCTTTCTTGTGCCGGGCGCGCTGGGCCTTCTGATCGCTTTGCTCTGGTTTGTCATCTATCGAGATCCTCCGACCGCGATTCTGGAGCAATCGACGACTGGGGGAGTGGGCGGCGGCGCGGCGGTCGGATTCCGGTGGCTCGATCTGTGGCGGACGCGGACACTGTGGGGTATCCTGTTGATTCGTTTCATCAGTGATCCGGTCTGGTATTTTTGTCTCTTCTGGCTGCCGGGTTACCTTCAGGAACAGTCGGGATTGTCGCTGGCGCAGGTGGGCATGATTGGATGGATTCCCTTTCTTGCGGCGGATCTCGGAGGGATTGGCAGCGCCGCTTGGTCGGACTGGATGGTTAGAAGGGGCCGTGCGCCCCTTGATGCCCGCAAACGCATGCTCACGGCGATGGCCTGCCTGGCGCCGCTGTGTGCCCTGACGCCCCATTTTCCGCATCCCGCTGCGACACTCCTGATCTTCAGCCTGGTGGCCGCCGCGTGCCTGAGCTGGTTGTTCAGCCTCAGTGTTGTCATCGCGGAATCGTTTCCCACGGCAAACGTCGCGAGCGTGCTCGGCATCGCCGGAGGATGCGGCGCGGCGGGAGCCGTTGTCTTCAACAGTTTTGTGGGTGAAATGATGGCAACGCTTGGACCGGCCCGCGTATTTGCGGTCATGGCCTTGCTTCACCCGATTGCGACGGTTATCCTTTGGACCCTGGTGCGTCCCGAGCGGCCTCGCGCAGCACTCCCATGA
- a CDS encoding MFS transporter → MIFTIVALTLLMVSIDATIVATALHALQQAMDTTVNWAGWTLTSYSFGYALMLPISGALSERFGRRRVFLASVITFTAASLLCGLADNIAVLVALRAIQAGGGAGFMPSATAIIVDYFGDSRDRAVSLFGSILPIGSMIGPIFGGLFVTYWSWRAVFYVNVPIGIAVVVAALHYIPRDPRRRRARDFTLDFPGIALLGVGLITGMLAVSHLGGAEIHVLSLSFLVPAAAAVASLRLFFRHINRAVDPLIAPELIRGPNFGAVNLINVIHNGMMLGAVALIPLYGTNRYHLNAFDSGTLLLAQGIASVVVSFVAAMALRRTGHRLPLYAGSVILASGMALLAVPPPAGLSPHAWLAAAAGVIGVGIGAINPASRNAGLQLAPRRSSTLAALRSLGLQIGSIITVSTTTAILTGANAPGMAQAWVYATMALVLVAALPLISRIPEHHGSW, encoded by the coding sequence ATGATTTTCACGATCGTCGCCCTGACGCTGCTGATGGTTTCGATCGATGCGACGATCGTGGCGACGGCGCTGCATGCCCTGCAGCAGGCGATGGACACGACGGTGAACTGGGCGGGGTGGACGCTCACGTCCTATTCCTTCGGTTATGCGTTGATGCTGCCGATCAGCGGGGCGCTCAGCGAGCGCTTTGGGCGCCGGCGCGTGTTTCTGGCATCGGTGATCACGTTCACCGCCGCGTCGCTTCTCTGCGGACTTGCGGACAACATCGCGGTGCTCGTTGCTCTGCGTGCGATTCAGGCGGGTGGAGGGGCGGGGTTCATGCCGTCGGCAACGGCGATCATCGTCGACTATTTCGGGGATTCCCGCGATCGGGCTGTGAGTCTTTTTGGAAGCATCCTTCCGATCGGCTCTATGATTGGACCGATATTCGGCGGCTTGTTCGTGACCTACTGGAGCTGGCGCGCGGTGTTCTACGTCAATGTGCCGATCGGCATCGCTGTAGTGGTCGCGGCGCTGCACTACATCCCTCGCGACCCGCGCAGGCGTCGGGCCAGGGACTTCACCCTGGACTTCCCGGGCATTGCGCTGCTCGGCGTCGGACTGATCACGGGGATGCTGGCGGTGAGTCACCTGGGTGGTGCCGAAATTCATGTGCTATCGCTTTCCTTCCTCGTTCCCGCGGCTGCCGCTGTCGCCTCCCTGAGGCTGTTTTTTCGCCACATCAATCGCGCGGTGGATCCGCTGATTGCGCCGGAGCTGATTCGCGGGCCGAATTTTGGGGCGGTGAATCTGATCAATGTCATTCACAATGGCATGATGCTGGGTGCGGTTGCGCTGATTCCGCTCTACGGAACCAACCGGTATCACTTGAATGCCTTTGATTCGGGAACGCTCCTGCTTGCCCAGGGCATCGCATCGGTGGTGGTCTCTTTTGTGGCTGCGATGGCGCTTCGCCGGACGGGTCACCGGCTGCCACTCTATGCCGGCAGTGTCATCCTTGCGTCGGGAATGGCGCTGCTGGCAGTGCCACCACCGGCGGGCCTGTCGCCGCACGCCTGGCTGGCCGCGGCGGCGGGCGTCATCGGCGTCGGCATCGGAGCCATAAATCCGGCGAGCCGCAATGCGGGGCTGCAACTGGCGCCCCGCCGGTCGTCGACGCTGGCGGCTCTCCGTTCGCTGGGCCTTCAGATCGGTTCGATCATCACGGTGTCGACGACGACGGCGATCCTCACAGGTGCGAACGCTCCCGGCATGGCGCAGGCCTGGGTCTATGCCACGATGGCCCTCGTCCTCGTTGCCGCGCTTCCGCTCATTTCAAGGATACCGGAGCACCACGGGTCCTGGTAG
- a CDS encoding helix-turn-helix domain-containing protein, with translation MPDVRFETFGLAAKLLSPPRAMERIHHHSEIEINYLLKGEVTYLHRGVMRRLVPGRLTMFWGSTPHTLVAADRRSRMAWITVPLAWVWSWNLPQRFVRGLMEGNWWVAPADNAGRFAVLDWVKELANADHQQQRRLLYEFQACLLWMAERADVERNTLGNARVKSVPNNLRHVEAMARCMAERYHEKLTVAEIAASAGLHPNYAMPLFQRLSGITIGDYLRQCRVTNAQRLLLLNDDKVVDVALACGFGSLSAFYEVFGRCVRESPQAFRRRMRE, from the coding sequence ATGCCGGACGTTCGATTTGAAACCTTTGGCCTGGCGGCGAAGCTGCTTTCGCCCCCGCGTGCGATGGAGCGGATCCATCATCACAGCGAGATTGAGATCAACTATCTGCTGAAGGGGGAGGTCACGTACCTGCATCGCGGGGTGATGAGGCGGCTGGTTCCCGGGCGGTTGACAATGTTCTGGGGGTCGACGCCGCACACGCTAGTCGCGGCCGACCGCCGCAGCCGGATGGCGTGGATAACGGTGCCGCTGGCGTGGGTGTGGAGTTGGAATCTGCCGCAGCGTTTTGTCAGGGGGCTGATGGAAGGCAACTGGTGGGTTGCGCCTGCGGACAATGCCGGACGTTTCGCAGTGCTCGACTGGGTGAAGGAACTTGCCAATGCGGATCACCAGCAGCAGCGGCGGTTGTTGTACGAATTTCAGGCCTGCCTGCTCTGGATGGCCGAGCGGGCGGATGTTGAGAGGAACACGCTTGGGAATGCCCGGGTGAAATCCGTGCCCAACAACCTCAGGCACGTCGAGGCGATGGCTCGATGCATGGCTGAGCGTTATCACGAGAAACTGACGGTTGCGGAGATCGCGGCGTCGGCGGGACTCCATCCCAACTATGCGATGCCGTTGTTCCAGCGCCTGTCCGGCATCACGATAGGCGACTATCTGCGCCAGTGCCGCGTGACGAATGCGCAGCGCCTGCTGCTGCTCAATGACGACAAGGTTGTGGACGTGGCGCTGGCGTGCGGATTCGGGTCACTCAGCGCGTTTTATGAAGTGTTCGGCCGCTGCGTCCGCGAGTCGCCCCAGGCCTTTCGCCGCCGCATGCGCGAGTGA